In Streptomyces rapamycinicus NRRL 5491, the genomic stretch ACGAGTTCATCGACGCGGCCGAGAAGGCACTGGACGCGGGCGGGTTGCTGCGTTCTGCGATCAAGTACTTGCGCCTTGAGCGGTATCCCGCTCACTTTCAGGGCTTCGTGCAGCTGGAGCAGGCCGCGCTCAGTGTCTCGTCGTACTGCACACAGCTGATCCATGGGCTTCTGCAAACTGAGGGCTACGCACGGGAGGTGCTCCTCTGTGCGTTCCCTCCACTCGATGCGGACGAGGTCGAGCAGCTAACCGAAGCGCGCATGGAGCGCAAGTCGTTGCTCGAGCGCAAGCCAATGGCGGTGATCAACGTCGTCCTTGAGGAGGCGGCACTGCGTCGGCAGATCGGCGGGGCGGAGGCCATGCACGCCCAGTACACGCACCTCGTCGAGTGCGCGAGCCGACCCAACGTTGTCATCCAGCTTATGCCGACGAGCCGGGCCGGGCATGCTGGCCTGCAAGGGCCAATGACTGTCATCGAGATGCCAGACGAGACCCCCGTGGCCTACTTGGAGGGCCACGGGAAGAGCATCCTGATGTCGAAGCCCGACGAGGTGGGCGTCTTGGCCCGGCGCTATGCCATGATCAGGTCCCAGGCCCTCGGGCCCGAGGAAACCGTAGGCATCATCGAGCAGTTGATGGGTGATCTATGAGCAGCCTTGTGTGGTTCAAAAGCAGCTACAGCGACTCCAGCGGCGGCGAGTGCATCGAGGTCGCCTACGACTGGCACAAGTCGAGCTACAGCGACAACACCGGCGGCCAGTGCGTCGAGGTCGCCACCACCCCCACCACCGTCCACATACGGGACTCCAAGAACCCCGACGGCCCCCACCTCCGCATACCCGCCACCGCCTGGGCGGACTTCCTGGCCTTCGCCGCCCGCTGAGCCGGATCGCCGAACCCGGCCGCCGTGGGTGTGGCTCTCCCACAAGCCCGGCACCAGGTAGCCGCCCCGCGCGTCGAGCACGGGACCGTCGCCGACCGGCGGCCGTGCGTCCGACGACGACCGGATGGCGCTGAACCGCCCGTCGGTCACCCGTCGGTGGATCGAGGCTAAGCCCGGCCGTGGGCCCTCTGTGCGCGGCGGGAGAGGGAGTCGATCACGACGGCCAGCAGCAGCACACCGCCGGTGATCATGAACTGGACGGCGGTCTGGATGTCCATGAGGGCCACTCCCGAGGCGATCGACTGGATGACCAGCACGCCCAGCAGGGCGGACCAGGTGTTGCCGCGGCCGCCGAAGAGACTGGTGCCGCCGATGACGGCCGCGGCGATGGCGTTCATCAGCAGGTCGGTGGAGACCGAGGTCTGGCTGACCGAATTGATCCGGGAGGCCAGGAAGAGGCCGCCGATGGCGGCCATCGTGCTCGACATCATGAACGCGGAGGTGCGCACCCAGGCCACGTTGATCCCGGCGCGGCGGGCCGCCTCGACGCCGCCGCCCAGGGCGAAGATCATCCGGCCGTAGGCCGTGCGGCGCAGGACGTGGTCGAGGATGACGAGGACGACCAAGAAGATCAGGAGCGCGAGCGGCAGGCCCTGGAACTGGTTGAGGACATACGCGGCGGCGAAGGCGAGCACCGCGAGCACGCCCGTGCGGATGGCGATCCAGACCGGGGCGCGGGTGGGCACTCCGGCGGCGCGGCGCCGCTTGACGTCGCGCCAGGCGATGAGGAAGTACCCGGCGGTGCCTGCCGCCGCCAGGGCGTAGGCGGCGGCCACGTCGGAGAAGTAGTAGTTGGTCAGCTGGGCGACCAGGCCCTGATCGTCGAGGTTGATGGTGCCGTAGGCGCCCATGATGGAGAGCATCAGGCCGTACCACCCCAGCAGTCCGGCGAGGGTGACCACGAACGCGGGGACGCCCACCACGGCCGTGAAGAAGCCGTGGACGAAGCCGACCGCCGTACCGCAGAGGGCGCCCAGGACGATGGCGGGTGGTTCGGGCATGCCGAAGTCGACGTTCAACACGGCGTACAGGGCGGAGGCCAGGCCGCTCACCGAGCCCACCGACAGATCGATCTCGCCGATCAGCAGCACGAAGATCACGCCGACCGCGATCATGCCGGTGCCGACGATGTCCACGCTGAGGTTGGAGAGGTTGCGCGGGGAGAGGAAGTGCGGGTTGAGGATCTGAAAGGTGATCCAGATCGCGAGCAGCCCGAGCAGGACCGGGACGGCGCCGAACGTACCGCCGCCCACTCGGCGCCCGAACACGTCGGTGAAGCGTTCCGCACCGTGGGCGCTGGAACCGCCGGGGATGCTCACAGCTCCCCCTCCCGCGCCACGCGCCGGGTGACCGCGTTGTCGGACGCGCCGGTGATGGAGGAGACGATCTGCTCCTGGGAGGTGGTGGTGACGTCGAAGAACCCGTTGTTGCGGCCCAGGCGCAGCACCGCGACCCAGTCCGCGACCGCCTTGACGTCGCCCAGGTTGTGGCTGATCAGCAGCACTCCGAGCCCGCGTTCACGGAGCCGTTCCACCAGGTCGAGGACCTGCGCGGTCTGCTCGATACCGAGGGCGGCGGTGGGCTCGTCCAGCATCACCAGGCTCGGCGCGCCGAGCAGCGCCCGGGAGATGGCGACGGTCTGCCGCTGGCCGCCGGAGAGGGACGCGACGGGCCTGCGGACGTCGGGGATGCGGATGGAGAGGGTGGCCAGCAGATCGCGGGTGCGGCGCTCCATCTCCACCTCGTCCAGGACGCCGATCCGGGTGATCTCGCGGCCGAGGAAGAGATTGCCGACCACGTCGAGGTTGTCGCAGAGCGCGAGGTCCTGGTAGACGGTGGCGATCCCCAGGTGCTGGGCGTCGTGCGGGCGGCCGATGTGGATGGGGCGGCCCTGCCATTCGAGGGTGCCGGTGTCGGCTGGTTCGACGCCCGCGATCACCTTGACCAGGGTGGACTTCCCCGCGCCGTTGTCGCCCACCAGGGCGATGACCTCACCGGCGTGGATCTCCAGCTCGACGTCCGTGAGCGCCCGCACCGCGCCGAAGCGCTTGAAGACGCCACTCAGCGACAGCAGGGGCGGGGCCGACGGTCGGGCCATCCGCGCCTCCCTTCATTCCGCGTCGTGCGGTGACCCGTCCGGGTCGATGAGCCCGGCCTTGCGGCAGTCATCCGCGTACTTCTTGCTGCATATCTGATCGACGCGATACAGACCGTCCTTGATGACGGTGCTCTTGATGTTGTGCACGGTCACGGCCACCGGCTCGAGCAGCACCGCGGGGATGCCACGGGTGGTGGAGTTGTTGACCCGGTGTGTCGCGATCCCGTCGAGCGATCTGCCGTGTCCCACCGCGATGGCCATCTCGGCGGCGGTGTAGGCCTCGGGCTTGAACGGCTTGTAGACGGTCATGTACTGCTCGCCCGCGAGGATCCGCTGAATGCCCGCGACCTCGGCGTCCTGACCGGTGACCGGGGGGATCGGATGGATCCGGGCCGCCTTGAGGGCGGTGATGACGCCCGAGGCCAGGCCGTCGTTGGCCGCGAGAACGCCGTCGATGCCATAGGGGCCCAGGGCGGCGATGGCGGCGGACATGTTGCGGTTGGCGTTCTCCGGGCGCCAGCCGACGGTCTCGTAGGACTTGGCGATCTTGACCTTGCCGCGGAGGACGGACCGCGCGCCCCGCTCGAACCAGCCCGCGTTGGGGTCGGTCGACGAGCCGTTCATCATGACGATCCGGCTGCTCCTGGCCTTCGGGCCGAGTGCCCTCAGCAGCGCCTCGCCCTGGAGCCTGCCGACGCTTCCGCCGTCGAAGGAGACATAGCCGGAGATGGGCCCCTCCGCGATGCGGTCGTAGGCGATGACCGGGACGTGGGCGCGGTGGGCCTGGACCACGGAGTGGCGGACGGCCTTGCCGTCCACCGCGTCCAGGATGAGCACATCGATGCCGTTGCTGATCATGGCTTCGATCTGGAAGCGCTGGGCGGCCGGATCGTGCTGGGCGCTGGAGTAGCTCACCGTGCAGCGCGGGCACAGCTGCTTGACCCGCTGCTGGATCAGGGGCCTGTCGAAGCGCTCGAAGCGGACGATCTCGTTCTCCGGGAGCAGCAGGCCGATCCGCAGCGGCCCGTGGTGGTGGGTCCCGGCCACGCTCATCCTCTCGCCGATCTGGGCCGCCTTGCCGCAGGCGGCGAGGGACACGGCCAGGACGAGGCCCACCGCGACGGCGACGGCCGCGCGGAGGCGGTCGCGCGTGCGGGAACGGCTCAACACCCGGCTCGGACGGGAACGGCTCATCGCCCGGCGCATGCGGGAACGGCTCATCGCCTCGCCCTCCTCCTTCTCGGCCCCCTCCTCCCCGTGGCCCCCTCGGCCTCGTCCCCCTCCGTCCGTTCCTCAGGTCCCGCATCGCTCGGGCCCTCCGGCAGCTCCGCCGGGGGCGAGGGCCCTTCCGGCGGTCCGCCCCCGGGCTCCTTCCGCGGCTCCTCCCGCGGGGCCGACAAGTTGATCTCGCCCCAGACCTGCTTGCCCCCGCTCAGCGGCACCGAGCCCCAGGTCTGCGACATCGCCTCGATCAGCAGCAGCCCCCGTCCGCCGGTGGCCTCCCAGTCCACGGTCCTCGGTTTGACGGGGGTACGCGGCGAGAGGTCGTTCACCGCGATCCGCAGCCGGTCCGCGGTCAGCGTCAGATTCAGCCGCACCTCGCCGCGGGTGTGCACCAGGGCGTTGGTGACCAGTTCGGAGGTGACCAGCAGGGCCACGTCCAGCTCGGCCTCCAGCCCCCAGTTGCGCAGGGTGCGCGCGGTGAAGCGGCGGGCGTGCATCACCGCGTCGGGCAGCCGCCACACCGTCCAGCTCGCCCGGGTGGGCCGCACCCGCATCCCGTCGTAGCGCAGCAACAGCAGCGCCACGTCGTCGTCCCGGCGGCTGTCCCCGCCGAGCAGCGCGTCCGCGACCCCGCCGGGGTCGGACGGATCGGCGCGGGCCAGCGCTTGGCGGGCCCGGCGCACCCCGTCTTCCAGGTCGAGCCGGGCGGACTCGACCAGACCATCCGTGACCAGCGCGATCAGAGTGCCGGAGGTCAGCCCGGCCGCGGTCATCGGGAACTCGGCGTCCGCGACCACGCCCAGCGGCGGGCCGCCCTCGACGTCGAGCTCCACGGTGGTGCCGTCCGGGTGGCGCAGCAGCGGCTGGATGTGTCCGGCCCGGACGAACCACGCCTCGCCCTCCTCCATGTCGAGGTCGGCGTAGCAGCAGGTCGCGAAGAGATCGGTCTCCATGCCGACGAGGAGGCGGTTGGCGTGCGCCACGACCACGTCGGGCGGGTGGCCCTCCACCGCGTAGGCCCGGATGGCGGTGCGCATCTGGCCCATGATCGTGGCGGCCGCGGCGCTGTGGCCCTGCACATCCCCGATGACCAGCGCCACATGGCCGTCCGGCAGCGGGATGACGTCGTACCAGTCGCCGCCCACCTCCAGCCCCATCGTCGCGGGCAGATAGCGGGTGACGGCCACCCCGCCGGGCAGCTCCGGCAGCTTCCGGGGCAGCAGGCTGCGCTGGAGCATGGTGGCCAGTTCGTGTTCGGCGTCCAGGGCGTGGGCGCGCACCAGGGCCTGCCCCACCAGACCGGCGGTCGCGGTCAGCAGCGAGCGCTCCTCCGGGCCGAACTCATGCCGCTCCTCCCAGCCGATCAGGCATACGCCGACGATCCGGCCGTCCGCCGGGAGCGGGAGGACGGCGAGGCCGCCGGGGCCGATACCGGCGAGCCCGGGTTCCAGATCGGCGCCCTCGGGCCAGAGGCTGACCTGCCCCTCCCGCAGCGCCTCCGCCAGCGTGGGCAGGGCATGGCTGGGCGGCTCGGGCCATTCGGAGCGCCAGGCGGCCCGCCACACCTCGGGCCAGGCGGCGGGTTCGGCGGGGGCGAGGACGCCGACCACCAGCTGATCGGCCTGGAGCTCGGCGACCGCGAGCCGCCCCGCCCCCAGCGGATCGCGCAGCGCGCCGACCACGGCCCGGCCCACATCCCGTACGGTGGTGGCCCCGGCCAGGGCGGCGGACAGCCGCTGCGCCAGGGACACCTCGTCGGCGGTGGGCCGCAGGTACGAGGTCTCCGCGATCACGCCGAGCATGCGCCGGGGCGTGCCGTCCGCCGCCGTCTCGACCCGGGCGCGCAGGCCCAGCCAGCGCAGTTCCCCGTTCGGCCGGCGGATCCGGAACTCCAGCTGTGCGGTGCCGGAGGTCAGCAGGTCGGGCTCCAGGACCGACATCAGGGCGGGGATGTCGTCCGGCACGGCGACCGCCAGCAGGGTCTCCACCCGCCCGTCGAAGTCCTCCCCGGGGATGCCGAAGAGGTCGAGCACCTGGGTGTCGGCGGTCATCCGCCCGCTGTCGAGGTGCAGCACGAACGAACCGACCCGCAGCCGGTCCAGGGTGAGGCCGGGCAGCTCGGGTCTCCGCTGGGTGAGCGCCCGCGGCCCGGCCGCCTCCACCCCGGCGGCCACGTGGTGGGCGTAGAGCTCGATGAAGCCGCGGCGGTCGGCGTCGATCCCGCCGGGCGCCTCGTCCACCACCACCAGACACCCCAGCCCCTTGCCGTCCCCGCCGAGCGGCAGCGCCCCCAGCGAGACGCCGGGCGTGGTGGGGGTCTCGGGCGTGGTGGGCCCGATGGGGCCGTAGGCGGCGAGTTCGGTGGGGGTCAGCCACAGGGGGCGCCCGGCGCGGAAGGCGTCGGCGACGGGCGAGCGCCCGGACACGGGGTAGCGAGCCGGCAGCGCGTACGACCGTCCGGCGCCGCGCACCGTCTCGGCCAACCGCAGCTCGGCACCCTCCGCGTCCAGCACATAGACAGCCACCAACGCGGTCCCCGTGAACGTCAGCACATGCCCGGTCACAGCCCGCCTGCACCGCCTCCGTGCGTGGACCGCCGGTCTCGTGGGCGTACCCGGACCCTTGATCGGCCTCCGCGCGGCGACCGGTCACGACCACCGGCGGGGCCTTCGCTGCCGCGCCCCCTCGAAAGGGATGGCGCCTCTCCTCAAATCATGGCACAGCGGGGTGAACCCGGCCATCTCCCTCCGGGGCGACGGTGCTCGGCCGCACTGGGTGTCCGGCGGGTCTTTCCCCTCCCCGCCCCTTCCCGCAGCGTCCATTTGCGGTTCCGCCGTGGGAAGGGGGGCGAAGCCCCGGGCCGGGGGTCTGGGGCAGAGCCCGGCCCGGGGACTGGGCGGCCCGGCGGTGCGGGAGACTGGGCGGCATGGTGCGGCTGCGAGTGGTCACGACGGACGACTGGCCGCTGTGGCGGGACGTCCGCCGGACCGCGCTGGCCGAGGCGCCGGACGCCTTCAAGTCCCGGCTCGCCGACTGGCACCGCGGCGGCGAGGAGCGGTGGCGCGCCCGGCTGGAGATGCCGGACGCCCATCACGTCGTGGCCCTGCTGGACGGCCGTGCGGTCGGGATGGCGGGCGGCATGCCCGGGGACGGGGACGGGCGGCCGCCGGAGCTGAGGTCGGTCTGGGTCAGCCCCGGGGCGCGCGGTCACGGCGTCGGCGGCCGGCTGATCGCGGCGGTCGAGACCTGGGCCCTGCGGACGGGCGCCACGGCGCTGCGGCTGGCGGTGATCCCGGGCAACGCACCGGCGATCGCCCTCTACGAGCGTCACGGTTTCGCCGCCACCCGGGAGCCGGGGGATCTGCTGGCCGACGGCGTGACCAGGGAACTGGTCATGGTGAAGGCGCTGCGGCGGAGTTGACCCGCCCAGCACGCCCCGCCACCACAGTCGTGAATTCCGTTCATTAATATGGACACGCCATCGAGTCTGCCCTACCTTGACTCTTGGTCTAGACCATGATCCAACAAGGGAACGGAACAGACCGGAGGTGGGTTGATATGCCCGCATTACGCATCAGACGCTTCCCCCGCGCCAGGGCCGCCCTGGCCGTTGCCGCGCTCCTCGGGGTCCTGTCGGCGGGGGTCGCGTCCGGGGGGACGGCCACGGCGAAGGAGGCCGCGGCGTCACCGACCGATGGATGGACGCAGACGTCGTTCACATACTCGATGCACAAGCCGTGGAACCTCGACCTGAGCGAGCGCTACAGCTACGACTCGAGCACGAAGACCCACACCATGTGGGTCAACTCCACCGATGAGCCGTTCGAAGAGGGCAGCGGCACCGATCCGCGCACCGAAATGCGGTGGAAGCAGGAGTACACCTCGGGACAGCGCATGTGGGACGCCGATGTGTATGTGCCGTCCGGGACCAACGGCGCCGACATCATGCAGATCCTGCGCGTCAAGCACCCCAGCGGAACCCCGGCCACCGACATCATGTTCCGGGTGTCCAGTGAGAACGGGGGAACGCTCAAGCGCTATACGGACACGGTCATCAAGTCCGGTATCTACAACAAGTGGTGGAACCTGAAGGTCGCCCACAACGCGAGCACCGGAAAGATCCAGGTCTACGCCGACGACAAGCTCGTGCTGACGGTCGACGACCGGGGACCGGCGACCCGCCACTTCAAGAACGGCGTCTACCACCACGGCAGCGGCCGGGCCGAGGCGCGGTTCCGCAACATCCACTATTGGGTCAAGTAGAGGAGTGGGACCGTGCCCAGGAAACACCGTGTGATCGCCGGGATGTCCGCCGCCTGCGGACTGCTGCTGGCGGCGTCGGGCGTCGCGCGCGCCGAGGTCGAACCGGGCGGCTGGTCGTCCGAGTCCCCGGGGTTCAAGGTGCAGGAGCGGGGATGCGGAGAGGTCGACAACCTCACCTTCGAGCTCACCTGCTCCACCGCGAGCGGGGACCAGCGGGCCGAGCGGCGCTATGACACCTACACCGGCGGGACCCACCAGTTCGAGGGCTACTTCCGGGTCACCAGCATGGGCGGCACCCGGATCAGCCTGAAGCAGACGTTCAACGACACCGAAGGCGACGCCGGTCCGTACTTCATGCTCGCGGTCGAGCGCGGCGGGCGGCTGTACGCCGTGCACGGCGGGGACACCCTGTCCAACGCGGGGACGGTCGGGGCCACGGTGCGCGTCAACACGGTGCACCAGGTGGGCAAGGAGCACCGTACGTACATCAACGGCTCGCTCAAGCACACCGTGGACAGCCCCGGCGGCAGCTTCTACGACAAGTTCGGGGCGTACCGCACCAGCAGCGGCAACGGCCCGGCCACCGTGGTCTGGAGCAATGTGAAGTTCTGGCGCAAGTGAACGGCTCGGTACGCGCCCTGGCGGCGGCGGTCCTCGTCGCCGCCGGGCTTTCCGGAATCAGCGGGTGCGCGGCGTCCACGGAACCGCCGGACGCCCCGGACACCCCCGGGGGAGCCCGGACCGGGACCGTGCTCAGCGTCACCCGGGTCTCCCCCGTCGACGCCGAGCTGAGCTGGCACGGAACGGCGCCGGGCGCCGCGGGGCGGATCGTGGAGTTCGCGACCGAACCCCGGGGGCCCTGGACGATCCTCGCCTACGCCCCGCTCGGTCAGACCACCTACCGGCACCCGGATCTGCTCCCGGAGACCCACTTCTACTACCGGGTGCGGCCGTACTTCGGACCCGCGTCCCGGCCGGTCGACGTCGCCCTGCCCAAGGGGGCGTTCACCAAGGCGGAGCAGCGCCAGGAGCACACCTGGGCGCCGCCGCGCACCATCCGGCGGGCAGGGGTGCGCACCAGCCCCGTCCGGCGGCCGTCGGCCACCCCGACCGATCTGCGCGCGACCGTCATGCACGCCAACGGCATCCAGTTCACCTGGACCGACCACGCCGAGGGCGAACGGGGCTATCTGCTGGAGGACCGCCCCCGGGGCGGCGGCTCCTTCCGTCCCGTCGCCGTGCTCGACCCGGACATCAACTCCTTCGGGCTGATCACCCTGCCGAACGAGAAGCGGGCCTCCTACCGGGTCCGCCCCTTCACCTACGGCGAACGGTCCAACATCGCCCGGATGACCACCGGCGCGCGGCCCGCCGGGCGCGGCTGAACGCCACCGCCTCAGTCCCCGGCGCTCCCGGCGCCCCGGGTGTCCACCGGGGACGGGGCGAGCACCTCCGGCAGCGGGGTGTGCCGGGCCCCGGCGATGAGGACGTCGAAGCCCCAGGCCAGCCGGTCCTGGGGGGACCCGGACAGCAGCCGTGTGCCGAGCGCGGCGATATGCGGATGGGTCCGCGGTGAGACGTCCCGCACCACCGTGGCGAGCGCCTGCCAGTCCGCCTCGCTCTGCGGGGTGTGGCCGGGGGCCCGGTGGGCGTGCTCGGCCGCGGTCGCGGTGGCGAACTGCAGCAGCAGATCGAGCAGCCACGCGGCCCGGTCGGGCTCGAGGCCGCCCTCGTCCAGCAGCGCCAGCAGCGCCTCCACCAGCTTCAGATAGTGCTTGCCGAAGGGGCGCGCCACCAGGGCGGACTGGGCGAGTCCTGGGTACTCGAACAGCACCGAGGTGTACGAGGTGAGGACGCGCACCAGCCGGTCGCTCCAGTCGCCGTCCGCCTTCGCCGGGCTCAGGTCGACGCCGCCGAGGAGCTCGTCCAGGACGGCCGCGTGCAGCTCGGCCATGTTGCGGACGTAGACGTAGAGCGACGCCGGCCCGGTGTCCAGCTCCTTGGCCAGGCGGCGCATCGTCACCCGCTCCAGGCCCTCGGCACGCATGAGGTCGACCGTGGTGGCGATGATGCCTTCCCGGGTCAGGGCCGGTTTCGCCGGACGTTCCCGGCGGCTCCGCGGGGCGGTGGGGTGCGCTGTCATGGCGCCATCGTACCGGGCTGACGAACGAATTCGTCACGAACGCGTTCGTCGCGAGCAGGTTCGTCACGAACGCGTTTGCCACGAACGCGTTCGTAGACCTACGCTCCTCCCATCCACGGCGCATCGGCGCCGAGCCAGGAGGCCCAGGGAGGCATCCATCGCCATGTCCACACAACGCCGTCAACGCGCTCAACGCCGTGTCGCCATCGTCGGAGCAGGGCCGGGAGGGCTGACGCTGGCGCGCGTCCTGCACGTCCACGGCATCCCCTCGACCGTCTACGAACTGGACGCGTCCGCGACCGCACGCGACCAGGGCGGCACGCTGGACCTGGACGAGGAGTCCGGCCAGCGGGCGCTGCTGCACGCCGGGCTGCTCGAGGAGTTCCGGCCGCTGAGCCGCCCCGAGGGCGGGGAGCTGCGCCTGCTCGGCAAGGACGCCGACCTCGGCTTCCACATCCCCCCGCCGCGGGACGGTGACGGCAACGACCGCCCCGAGATCGACCGCAGGGTGCTGAAGGAACTGCTGCTGGGGTCGCTGCCGGAGGGAACCGTCCGCTGGGGCCGGAAGGTTCGGGCGGTCGCCATCGGCGCGGCCGGACGGCCCACGCTCACCCTGGCCGACGGCACGACCGTCGCGGCGGATGTGCTGGTCGGCGCGGACGGGGCGTGGTCCAGGGTCCGGCCCCTGCTGTCCGACGCCGATCCGGTCTACACCGGCGTGTCATTCGTCGACGGCCTCCTGAACGACGTGGACACCCGGCACCCGGCCGTCGCCGAACTCGTGGGCCGGGGCTCGATGTTCGCCCTCGCGGACGAGAAGGGGCTGTTCGCCCAGCGCAACGGCGGTGGCCGGATCCGCGTCTACATCGCGGTCAAGGCGCCGGAGGAGTGGAGCCGTTCGGGCCTCGTCGACCAGGCGGACCCGGCGGCGACCAGGAAACGGCTGCTGGACCTCTTCCCCGACTGGGACGAGGGGCTGCGCGCGCTGATCGCCGACGGCGACGGCCCGCTCGTCCCCCGGCCCATCCACGCCCTGCCCACCGGCCACCGCTGGGACCGGGTGCCCGGCGTCACGCTCCTGGGCGACGCCGCCCATCTGATGTCCCCCTTCGCCGGGGCGGGCGCCAACCTCGCCATGCTCGACGGCGCGGAACTCGCCCTCGCCCTGGCCTCCCACGACGACCTGGAGACGGCCCTGAACGCCTACGAGACAGCCATGTTCCCGCGCGCCGAGGAGGCGGCCACGCAATCGGCCGACCACCTCGTCGACTTCTTCCAGCCGGACGCCCTGCGGATCCTGCGGGACGCCTTCACCACGTTGACCGCCGGAGGTGCGGACCGATGACCACGCCGACCGAATTCACCGAACTCACGGGGTCCACGGGACCTACGGGATCCCCCGGCTTCGCCGTCGAGCCGTACCCCGGTCTGCCCCTGACGGTGCGGGACGTGGGCGCGGGCCGCCCCGTGCTCGTCCTGCACGGCGGCGCCGGACCCGCAAGCGTGAGCGGAGTGGTGGACCACTTCGCCGCCACCTCCCGGGTGCTGGCGCCGACCCACCCGGGCTGGGAGGACACTCCGCGGCCCGAGTGGTTCGCGGGCGTGGACGACCTCGTCGAGACGTATCTGGATCTGCTGGACGACCGCGATCTGCGCGATGTCCTGGTCCTCGGCAGCTCCTTCGGCGGCTGGATCGCCGCGGAGATGGCCGTGCGTGACCGTGGCCGCCGCATCGGCGGGCTGGTCGTCATGGGCGCGTTCGGGCCGCGGCTCGAAGGGCACGAGGTGCGGTTCCCCACGGCCCCGCCCGGCCCGCCGCCCGGTGCGGGCTCCGGACCTGGTCAGGGTCCCGGGCCCGGGGAAGGCTCCGGCTCCTCCGCGCCGCGCCGGGGGCCCTCGCCCGCGGCACTCCAGGCGCTGGCCGCCTACGCCGGGCCGGCGAAGTCCGACCCGAAGCTGCTGCACCGGCTCGCCAGGGTGACGGTGCCCGCCCTCGCGGTGTGGGGCGAGAACGACACCGTCGTCCCGCCCGACTACGGCCGCGCGTACGCCGCCGCCATCCCCGGGGCGCGCTTCGAGCTGATCCCGGGCGCGGGCCACCTCCCCACCCGGGAGGCACCGGAGGCCACGTTCGCCGCGATCGACGCGTTCCTGGGCGCGGCCGGGCGGTAGCCGCCGGGGGTAGCCGCCGGGCGGTAACTGCCGAAACTCAGCTGGGGCGCCCCAGCTCCTTGCGGAAGAGCTCCAGCACATTGCCGCCGAGGATCCTCTCGATGTCCCCCTCGGGAAGGCCCCTCCGGACCAGCGCCTCGGTCACCAGAGGCAGTCCGCGGGGGCCTTCGAGACCGGGGACCACCAGCCGGGCGTACTCGACGTCCTCGCAGCAGGGCGGGGTGGTGTCCGCGCTGACCTCCTTGATGAAGTCCGGCCCCAGACCCACATGGCCGACGCCGATCACCTCGGCGATATGGACGATGTGATCGGCCAGCCGGTCCACCGTGCGGTCGGCCGGGGCGGTGGCCAGGAACTCGCCGAGGAAGTTGACGCACACCGTGCCGCCGGTGGCCGCGATCCCGCGCAGCTGCTCGTCGGTGAGGTTGCGATGGTGGTCCAGCAGCGCGCGGGCGGAGGAGTGGGTGGCCAGCACCGGGCGGGTGGCCAGCTCCAGCACATGGGCCACCCCGGAGGCGCCGAGATGGGAGACGTCGAAGAGGATGCCCAGGCGCTCCATCTCCTTCAGCGCCTGGACCCCGGCCTCGGTGAGCCGGCTTCCGGTGGCGTCCTCACCGCTTCCGTCGGCCAGGGCGGTACGGCCCCAGTGGGCGAGCGAGGCGATGCGCACCCCGAGGCGGTGGAGGGTCGGGAGCAGCTCCACGTTGGCGTCCAGCCCGGGGGCGCTCTCCAGTGCCAGCACCAGGGCGATCCGGCCGTCGGCGAGCGCGGCGTCGATGTCGTCGCCGTCCAGGCACAGCCGTACCTCGTCGGCGTTGCCCTCGGCGAGGGTGTGGGCGCACTCGATCATCCGCAGCGTCTCGCGCAGCGCGCCCTCGGGGCGGAACTGGTCGTCGATGAAGGCCGGGAGCACCTGGAGATCCACCCCGCCCTCGCGCAGCTGCGGCAGCCAGCGCTCCCGGAAGTAGCCCGCCCAGCGGTGCGGTGGACGGGCGGTGACGGCGATCAGCAGGTCGTTGTGGGCGTCGGCGACGACGGCGCGGCGGTGAAGTGCACGGCTCATACGGACGACGGTGGCCTTTCGTGAGACCGGGGACCCCGGAGGCCG encodes the following:
- a CDS encoding sugar ABC transporter permease, with translation MSIPGGSSAHGAERFTDVFGRRVGGGTFGAVPVLLGLLAIWITFQILNPHFLSPRNLSNLSVDIVGTGMIAVGVIFVLLIGEIDLSVGSVSGLASALYAVLNVDFGMPEPPAIVLGALCGTAVGFVHGFFTAVVGVPAFVVTLAGLLGWYGLMLSIMGAYGTINLDDQGLVAQLTNYYFSDVAAAYALAAAGTAGYFLIAWRDVKRRRAAGVPTRAPVWIAIRTGVLAVLAFAAAYVLNQFQGLPLALLIFLVVLVILDHVLRRTAYGRMIFALGGGVEAARRAGINVAWVRTSAFMMSSTMAAIGGLFLASRINSVSQTSVSTDLLMNAIAAAVIGGTSLFGGRGNTWSALLGVLVIQSIASGVALMDIQTAVQFMITGGVLLLAVVIDSLSRRAQRAHGRA
- a CDS encoding helix-turn-helix domain-containing protein, whose protein sequence is MAQSKKKDSAPPTVQYFAAVLRLLRERAGLTQDELGALMNYTGSAVSAVETCAKPPTDEFIDAAEKALDAGGLLRSAIKYLRLERYPAHFQGFVQLEQAALSVSSYCTQLIHGLLQTEGYAREVLLCAFPPLDADEVEQLTEARMERKSLLERKPMAVINVVLEEAALRRQIGGAEAMHAQYTHLVECASRPNVVIQLMPTSRAGHAGLQGPMTVIEMPDETPVAYLEGHGKSILMSKPDEVGVLARRYAMIRSQALGPEETVGIIEQLMGDL
- a CDS encoding sugar ABC transporter substrate-binding protein; protein product: MSRSRMRRAMSRSRPSRVLSRSRTRDRLRAAVAVAVGLVLAVSLAACGKAAQIGERMSVAGTHHHGPLRIGLLLPENEIVRFERFDRPLIQQRVKQLCPRCTVSYSSAQHDPAAQRFQIEAMISNGIDVLILDAVDGKAVRHSVVQAHRAHVPVIAYDRIAEGPISGYVSFDGGSVGRLQGEALLRALGPKARSSRIVMMNGSSTDPNAGWFERGARSVLRGKVKIAKSYETVGWRPENANRNMSAAIAALGPYGIDGVLAANDGLASGVITALKAARIHPIPPVTGQDAEVAGIQRILAGEQYMTVYKPFKPEAYTAAEMAIAVGHGRSLDGIATHRVNNSTTRGIPAVLLEPVAVTVHNIKSTVIKDGLYRVDQICSKKYADDCRKAGLIDPDGSPHDAE
- a CDS encoding DUF397 domain-containing protein; its protein translation is MSSLVWFKSSYSDSSGGECIEVAYDWHKSSYSDNTGGQCVEVATTPTTVHIRDSKNPDGPHLRIPATAWADFLAFAAR
- a CDS encoding ATP-binding cassette domain-containing protein, producing MARPSAPPLLSLSGVFKRFGAVRALTDVELEIHAGEVIALVGDNGAGKSTLVKVIAGVEPADTGTLEWQGRPIHIGRPHDAQHLGIATVYQDLALCDNLDVVGNLFLGREITRIGVLDEVEMERRTRDLLATLSIRIPDVRRPVASLSGGQRQTVAISRALLGAPSLVMLDEPTAALGIEQTAQVLDLVERLRERGLGVLLISHNLGDVKAVADWVAVLRLGRNNGFFDVTTTSQEQIVSSITGASDNAVTRRVAREGEL